One genomic segment of Mesoterricola silvestris includes these proteins:
- a CDS encoding [Fe-Fe] hydrogenase large subunit C-terminal domain-containing protein — protein MNKEKPIFTEKTQCQDCYKCVRQCPVKAIKVQNGSAAVIPERCVYCGTCVNVCPVGAKKVRDDLYRARLLLKRRPKVVASLAPSFVSEFPGVAPGAMVGALKALGFWGVSETALGAQQVSGACAAALARDPSGLSISSACPTAVELIRKYHPQHLDAVTRYVSPLLAHCRLLKKEYGEDVGIVFLGPCISKKLEADANPLLLDAALTFADLRRWFEDRGIDPAAQDPDGEFIPDRAREGALYPMDGGMIRGIQGAGARGASFMAFSGIPGIQEALKGLDSDARGLFLELLACEGGCVNGPQASGSCGTAIKWLRVMDHFPGEVGPPQAPTVDLASPVHQDPVVPPDHSSADIKRALRLVGKTQPEDQLNCGGCGYDDCRSLALALLEGRAEPGMCVSHMRKLAMNKANALIRAMPSGVVIADENLAIVECNRLFAELMGPECLMIYEARPGMEGASLAKVAPFSRLFMEALDSHGEPIRKDLRVGDRVIRLMVFPIESGHMVGGILQDITEPAVVREQIIQKTQDVIRKNVTTVQQIAYLLGENAAETELILGSIIESFQLPPVKRPER, from the coding sequence GTGAACAAGGAAAAGCCCATCTTCACGGAAAAGACGCAGTGCCAGGACTGCTACAAGTGCGTCCGGCAGTGCCCCGTCAAGGCCATCAAGGTCCAGAACGGCAGCGCCGCGGTCATTCCCGAGAGATGCGTCTACTGCGGCACCTGCGTCAACGTCTGCCCCGTGGGGGCCAAGAAGGTGCGGGACGACCTGTACCGCGCCCGGCTCCTGCTCAAACGAAGGCCCAAGGTGGTGGCCTCCCTGGCCCCGTCCTTCGTCTCGGAATTCCCCGGGGTCGCTCCGGGCGCCATGGTCGGCGCCCTCAAGGCCCTGGGGTTCTGGGGCGTGTCGGAGACGGCCCTGGGGGCCCAGCAGGTCTCCGGGGCCTGCGCGGCGGCCCTGGCCCGGGACCCCTCGGGCCTCTCCATCTCCTCGGCCTGCCCCACGGCGGTCGAGCTCATCCGCAAGTACCATCCGCAGCACCTGGACGCGGTGACCCGCTACGTCTCCCCCCTCCTGGCCCACTGCAGGCTGCTCAAGAAGGAGTACGGGGAGGACGTGGGCATCGTCTTCCTGGGCCCCTGCATCTCCAAGAAGCTGGAGGCCGACGCCAATCCGCTGCTCCTGGACGCCGCCCTCACCTTCGCCGATCTCAGGCGCTGGTTCGAGGACCGGGGCATCGACCCCGCCGCCCAGGACCCCGACGGGGAATTCATCCCGGACCGGGCCCGGGAGGGCGCCCTCTACCCCATGGACGGGGGCATGATCCGGGGCATCCAGGGCGCCGGCGCCCGGGGCGCCAGCTTCATGGCCTTCTCCGGCATCCCGGGCATCCAGGAGGCCCTCAAGGGCCTGGATTCCGACGCCCGGGGGCTCTTCCTCGAGCTCCTGGCCTGCGAGGGGGGCTGCGTCAACGGGCCCCAGGCCTCGGGCTCCTGCGGAACGGCCATCAAGTGGCTGCGCGTCATGGACCACTTCCCCGGCGAGGTGGGGCCGCCCCAGGCCCCCACCGTGGACCTGGCTTCGCCGGTGCACCAGGACCCCGTGGTGCCCCCGGACCACAGTTCGGCCGACATCAAGCGGGCCCTGCGGCTGGTGGGAAAGACCCAGCCCGAGGACCAGCTCAACTGCGGCGGCTGCGGCTACGACGACTGCCGGTCCCTGGCCCTGGCCCTCCTCGAAGGCCGGGCCGAGCCGGGCATGTGCGTCTCCCACATGCGCAAGCTGGCCATGAACAAGGCCAACGCGCTCATCCGCGCCATGCCCAGCGGGGTCGTCATCGCCGACGAGAACCTCGCCATCGTGGAGTGCAACCGCCTCTTCGCGGAGCTCATGGGCCCGGAGTGCCTCATGATCTACGAGGCCCGCCCCGGCATGGAGGGGGCGTCCCTGGCCAAGGTGGCGCCCTTCAGCCGCCTGTTCATGGAGGCCCTGGATTCCCACGGCGAACCGATCCGCAAGGACCTGCGGGTGGGGGACCGGGTCATCCGCCTCATGGTCTTCCCCATCGAATCGGGCCACATGGTGGGCGGCATCCTCCAGGACATCACGGAGCCCGCGGTTGTCCGCGAGCAGATCATCCAGAAAACCCAGGACGTCATCCGCAAGAACGTCACCACCGTGCAGCAGATCGCCTACCTCCTGGGCGAGAACGCCGCCGAGACCGAGCTGATCCTGGGTTCGATCATCGAGTCCTTCCAGCTGCCGCCGGTGAAGAGGCCGGAGCGATGA
- a CDS encoding (2Fe-2S) ferredoxin domain-containing protein, with product MPAIELVVCMGSACFSRGNIKVLDLIQGYLREHGLEQDVQVRGTLCQDRCRQGPNVTIQGECFCGMEPKAILQTLEERLGQSAGDVR from the coding sequence ATGCCTGCCATTGAGCTGGTAGTCTGCATGGGCAGCGCCTGCTTCTCCCGGGGCAACATCAAGGTCCTGGACCTCATCCAGGGCTACCTGAGGGAGCACGGCCTGGAGCAGGACGTCCAGGTCCGCGGCACCCTGTGCCAGGACCGCTGCCGCCAGGGACCCAATGTCACGATCCAGGGCGAGTGCTTCTGCGGGATGGAGCCCAAGGCCATCCTGCAGACCCTGGAAGAGCGCCTGGGCCAGTCCGCCGGAGACGTCAGGTGA
- a CDS encoding [FeFe] hydrogenase, group A has translation MSASETLTIDGFKVPIQGERNLLEVIRKAHIELPTFCYHSELSIYGACRLCVVDVEGRGMIAACSTLPEPGMRVRTQTGPIRELRKVNLELLLASGDHDCPTCGKSGSCKLQSLAQRLGVDKVRFNAPRETKPLDTSSHGLVRDPNKCVLCGDCVRVCQEIQGLGVLDFTRRGSQVTVAPAFDMAMADVECVQCGQCAAVCPTGAITVKQDVDEVHAALNDPSKTVVVQVAPAVRVALGELFGLGDDSHVMGRAVAALRRLGFDKVFDTAFAADLTIMEEGAEFLSRRAKGEKLPLFTSCCPAWVQFMEQEYAAELPHLSSCRSPQQMFGSLAKDTLPKELGIDRKDLVVVSIMPCTAKKSEARRPEFGVEGNPDVDYVITTQELGRMIQNAGLALGELEPEGMDMPFGFKTGGGIIFGNSGGVTEAVIRNVVGVLGEGPILEQVRSTKGRRTAVLDLPGGEVRIAVVHGLANARALMEDVRAGREHYDFVEVMACPGGCSGGAGQPVALDSRTRQRRADSLRRLDASMDLRVSKDNSLVTQAYKDHLGEPNSPEAHRLLHTHYSIRRRIQGEGIALTEAGGARIPVSVCVGTSCHIRGSQRLLQSLLHHVEEQELGEEVEIRATFCMEACDRGPSVRVAGHTLHRADLEGVKALIEKARKGELEPSEAGHACH, from the coding sequence ATGAGCGCTTCCGAAACCCTCACCATCGACGGCTTCAAGGTCCCCATCCAGGGCGAGCGCAACCTGCTGGAGGTGATCCGCAAGGCCCACATCGAGCTGCCCACCTTCTGCTACCACAGCGAGCTGAGCATCTACGGCGCCTGCCGCCTCTGCGTGGTGGACGTGGAGGGCCGCGGGATGATCGCGGCCTGCTCCACCCTGCCCGAGCCCGGCATGCGCGTGCGCACCCAGACCGGCCCCATCCGCGAACTGCGCAAGGTCAACCTGGAGCTCCTCCTGGCCAGCGGCGACCACGACTGCCCCACCTGCGGCAAGAGCGGCTCCTGCAAGCTCCAGTCCCTGGCCCAGCGCCTGGGCGTGGACAAGGTGCGCTTCAACGCGCCCCGGGAGACGAAGCCCCTGGACACCTCCAGCCACGGCCTGGTGCGCGACCCCAACAAGTGCGTCCTCTGCGGCGACTGCGTGCGGGTGTGCCAGGAGATCCAGGGCCTGGGCGTGCTGGACTTCACCCGCCGCGGCTCCCAGGTGACCGTGGCCCCGGCCTTCGACATGGCCATGGCGGACGTGGAATGCGTGCAGTGCGGCCAGTGCGCCGCCGTGTGCCCCACGGGCGCCATCACCGTCAAGCAGGACGTGGACGAGGTCCACGCGGCCCTCAACGATCCCTCCAAGACGGTCGTGGTCCAGGTGGCCCCGGCGGTGCGGGTGGCCCTGGGCGAGCTCTTCGGCCTGGGCGACGACAGCCATGTCATGGGCCGGGCCGTGGCCGCCCTGCGGCGCCTGGGCTTCGACAAGGTCTTCGACACCGCCTTCGCGGCCGACCTGACCATCATGGAGGAGGGCGCCGAATTCCTCTCCCGGCGCGCCAAGGGCGAGAAGCTCCCCCTGTTCACCTCCTGCTGCCCGGCCTGGGTGCAGTTCATGGAACAGGAATACGCCGCCGAGCTGCCCCACCTCTCCAGCTGCCGCAGCCCCCAGCAGATGTTCGGCTCCCTGGCCAAGGACACGTTGCCCAAGGAGCTGGGCATCGACCGCAAGGATCTCGTGGTGGTGTCCATCATGCCCTGCACCGCCAAGAAGTCGGAAGCCAGGCGCCCGGAGTTCGGCGTGGAGGGCAACCCCGACGTGGACTACGTCATCACCACCCAGGAACTGGGCCGCATGATCCAGAACGCCGGCCTGGCCCTGGGCGAGCTGGAGCCCGAGGGCATGGACATGCCCTTCGGCTTCAAGACCGGCGGCGGCATCATCTTCGGCAACTCAGGCGGCGTCACCGAGGCGGTCATCCGCAACGTGGTGGGCGTCCTGGGCGAAGGCCCCATCCTGGAGCAGGTGCGGTCCACCAAGGGTCGGCGCACCGCCGTCCTGGACCTGCCCGGGGGGGAGGTGCGCATCGCCGTGGTGCATGGCCTGGCCAATGCCCGGGCCCTCATGGAGGACGTGCGCGCCGGCCGCGAGCACTACGACTTCGTGGAGGTCATGGCCTGCCCCGGCGGGTGCTCCGGAGGCGCGGGCCAGCCCGTGGCCCTGGATTCCCGCACCCGGCAGCGCCGGGCGGATTCCCTGCGCCGCCTGGACGCGTCCATGGACCTGCGGGTGTCCAAGGACAACTCCCTGGTCACCCAGGCCTACAAGGACCACCTGGGCGAGCCCAATTCCCCCGAGGCCCACCGCCTCCTGCACACCCACTACAGCATCCGGCGCCGCATCCAGGGCGAGGGCATCGCCCTCACCGAGGCGGGGGGCGCCCGGATCCCGGTGAGCGTCTGCGTGGGCACCTCCTGCCACATCCGGGGCTCCCAGCGCCTGCTGCAGTCCCTGCTCCACCACGTGGAGGAGCAGGAGCTGGGCGAGGAGGTGGAGATCCGCGCCACCTTCTGCATGGAAGCCTGCGACAGGGGCCCCTCGGTGCGCGTGGCCGGGCATACCCTGCACCGGGCCGACCTGGAGGGGGTCAAGGCGCTCATCGAGAAGGCCCGCAAGGGCGAACTGGAACCCTCAGAGGCGGGCCATGCCTGCCATTGA
- a CDS encoding NADH-ubiquinone oxidoreductase-F iron-sulfur binding region domain-containing protein, whose protein sequence is MELQAMGEAYGKSSKHFRRRVVICAGTGCMANGAMKVFEALRKEAGDHGISLDIELDFEETRDRDGLLTKSGCQGFCQMGPLLSIEPDGILYCKVRPTDVAEIVSQTLLDGKAVERLLYPHPTTGKPCRGRHEIPFYALQQRTVLKSCGSLDPEDIREYLSQGGYRSAAKAYLEMQPDAVCGEILASGLRGRGGGGFPTGRKWEMARVQPGPKKYIVCNGDEGDPGAFMDRSVMEGNPHAVIEGMMIAARAIGADEGYVYVRAEYPLAVARVRRAAADAEKLGLLGDDLFGTGMGFRVHVMEGAGAFVCGEETALLASIEGQRGMPMPKPPFPAQCGLFGKPTIINNVETLASVPLILAQGAAAFKETGTPASPGTKTFALTGHVANTGLIEVPFGTSLRHIVYEVGGGVTGKDGRISEAGFKAVQIGGPSGGCLTREHLDLPMDFDNLTSIGAMVGSGGLVVMNQETCMVQVAKFFMQFTQNESCGKCVPCREGTRQMLALLDDITEGRATEETLPLLEMLARNVKVGALCGLGKTAPNPVLSTLKHFRDEYEAHVHRKVCPSRVCKALMTPAIEASLCKGCTLCARKCPVGAIIGERKTAHQIDPGKCIRCGACVDACKFNAITGA, encoded by the coding sequence ATGGAACTCCAGGCCATGGGCGAGGCCTACGGCAAGTCGTCCAAGCATTTCCGCAGGCGCGTCGTCATCTGCGCCGGCACGGGATGCATGGCCAACGGAGCCATGAAGGTCTTCGAGGCCCTCCGCAAGGAGGCCGGGGACCACGGCATCTCCCTGGACATCGAACTGGACTTCGAGGAGACCCGCGACCGGGACGGCCTGCTCACCAAGAGCGGCTGCCAGGGCTTCTGCCAGATGGGGCCCCTCCTCAGCATCGAGCCCGACGGGATCCTCTACTGCAAGGTCCGGCCTACGGACGTGGCCGAGATCGTGAGCCAGACGCTCCTGGACGGCAAGGCCGTGGAGCGCCTCCTCTACCCCCACCCGACCACGGGCAAGCCCTGCCGCGGCCGCCACGAGATCCCCTTCTACGCGCTCCAGCAGCGCACCGTGCTCAAGAGCTGCGGCAGCCTGGATCCCGAGGACATCCGGGAGTACCTCTCCCAGGGCGGCTACCGCTCCGCCGCGAAGGCATACCTGGAGATGCAGCCCGACGCGGTGTGCGGCGAGATCCTGGCTTCGGGGCTCCGGGGCCGCGGCGGCGGCGGTTTCCCCACGGGCCGGAAGTGGGAGATGGCCCGGGTGCAGCCCGGTCCCAAGAAGTACATCGTCTGCAACGGGGACGAGGGCGATCCGGGGGCCTTCATGGACCGTTCGGTCATGGAGGGCAATCCCCACGCCGTCATCGAGGGCATGATGATCGCGGCCCGCGCCATCGGAGCGGATGAAGGCTATGTCTACGTCCGGGCCGAGTACCCCCTGGCCGTCGCCCGCGTGCGGCGGGCCGCGGCGGACGCGGAGAAGCTGGGCCTCCTGGGCGACGATCTCTTCGGCACCGGCATGGGCTTCCGGGTCCACGTCATGGAGGGCGCGGGCGCCTTCGTGTGCGGCGAGGAAACGGCGCTGCTGGCCTCCATCGAGGGCCAGCGGGGCATGCCCATGCCCAAGCCCCCCTTCCCCGCCCAGTGCGGCCTCTTCGGCAAGCCCACCATCATCAACAACGTCGAAACCCTCGCCTCGGTCCCGCTCATCCTGGCCCAGGGCGCCGCGGCCTTCAAGGAGACCGGCACCCCGGCCAGCCCGGGCACCAAGACCTTCGCCCTCACCGGCCACGTGGCCAACACGGGGCTGATCGAGGTTCCCTTCGGCACCAGCCTGCGCCACATCGTCTACGAGGTGGGCGGCGGGGTCACCGGCAAGGACGGCCGGATCTCCGAAGCGGGCTTCAAGGCGGTGCAGATCGGGGGCCCCTCGGGGGGCTGCCTCACCCGGGAGCACCTGGACCTGCCCATGGACTTCGACAACCTCACCAGCATCGGCGCCATGGTGGGCTCCGGGGGCCTGGTGGTGATGAACCAGGAGACCTGCATGGTGCAGGTGGCCAAGTTCTTCATGCAGTTCACCCAGAACGAAAGCTGCGGCAAGTGCGTCCCCTGCCGGGAGGGCACGCGCCAGATGCTGGCCCTGCTGGACGACATCACCGAGGGCCGGGCCACGGAGGAGACCCTTCCCCTCCTCGAGATGCTGGCCCGCAACGTCAAGGTGGGCGCGCTCTGCGGCCTTGGAAAGACCGCCCCGAACCCGGTGCTGTCGACCCTCAAGCACTTCCGCGACGAGTACGAGGCCCACGTGCACCGCAAGGTCTGCCCGAGCCGGGTGTGCAAGGCCCTCATGACCCCGGCCATCGAGGCCTCGCTCTGCAAGGGCTGCACCCTCTGCGCGAGGAAATGCCCGGTCGGCGCGATCATCGGCGAGCGCAAGACGGCCCATCAAATCGACCCCGGCAAATGCATCCGCTGCGGAGCCTGCGTGGACGCCTGCAAATTCAACGCGATCACTGGAGCCTGA
- the nuoE gene encoding NADH-quinone oxidoreductase subunit NuoE translates to MDATAKVAQEAGRRFEKVIQILDGHNRDRTRLVPILQAVQEEYRYLPEEVMTLVATSLGISPAKVYGVATFYSHFALQPKGKYVIRVCDGTACHVKGSQDLVDALQGKLGLGGSRKTTADMMFTLETVSCLGACGLAPAMVVNEDVHGQVGPDQACEILEGIRQQEGM, encoded by the coding sequence ATGGACGCAACGGCAAAGGTGGCCCAGGAAGCAGGGCGCAGGTTCGAGAAGGTGATCCAGATACTCGACGGCCACAACCGCGACCGCACGCGGCTGGTGCCCATCCTCCAGGCGGTGCAGGAGGAGTACCGGTACCTTCCCGAGGAGGTCATGACCCTGGTGGCCACGTCCCTGGGCATCTCCCCCGCCAAGGTCTACGGCGTGGCGACGTTCTACAGCCATTTCGCCCTGCAGCCCAAGGGCAAGTACGTCATCCGCGTGTGCGACGGCACGGCCTGCCACGTGAAGGGGAGCCAGGACCTGGTGGACGCCCTCCAGGGCAAGCTGGGGCTGGGCGGATCCCGCAAGACCACGGCGGACATGATGTTCACCCTCGAGACCGTCTCGTGCCTGGGAGCCTGCGGGCTCGCGCCGGCCATGGTGGTCAACGAGGACGTGCACGGGCAGGTGGGGCCTGACCAGGCCTGCGAAATCCTTGAAGGCATCCGGCAGCAGGAGGGAATGTGA
- a CDS encoding redox-sensing transcriptional repressor Rex has protein sequence MPGPSVPIPTLRRLPRYYQYLSRLKNAGQEQVSAAHMAEVLGVHHTQVRKDLAITGCQGRPKTGHKISELLTAIEGFLHWDSHSDAFLVGVGSLGTALMKYPGFDKAGARIVAAFDHDPTKAGLRIGDTPVLPMEKFTSLAERMHIAVGILTVPSEAAQATADLMVGSGIRAIWNFAPVNLDVPDHVIVENLELFTSLALLLRKLSDTCTPQPVG, from the coding sequence GTGCCCGGCCCATCGGTTCCAATCCCCACGCTCAGAAGGCTCCCGAGGTACTACCAGTACCTCTCGCGCCTCAAGAACGCCGGCCAGGAACAGGTTTCGGCGGCGCACATGGCGGAGGTGCTGGGCGTCCATCACACCCAGGTGCGCAAGGACCTGGCGATCACGGGCTGCCAGGGGCGGCCCAAGACCGGGCACAAGATCTCCGAGCTGCTGACGGCCATCGAGGGCTTCCTCCACTGGGACAGCCATTCCGACGCGTTCCTGGTGGGCGTGGGGAGCCTGGGCACGGCGCTCATGAAATATCCCGGGTTCGACAAGGCGGGGGCGCGCATCGTGGCGGCCTTCGACCATGACCCCACCAAGGCGGGGCTCCGCATCGGCGACACGCCCGTGCTTCCCATGGAGAAGTTCACCAGCCTCGCGGAACGCATGCACATCGCCGTGGGCATCCTCACCGTTCCCTCCGAGGCCGCCCAGGCCACGGCCGATCTCATGGTGGGCAGCGGCATCCGGGCCATCTGGAACTTCGCGCCCGTGAACCTGGATGTCCCGGACCACGTCATCGTCGAGAACCTCGAGCTCTTCACCAGCCTCGCACTCCTTCTGCGCAAGCTCTCGGACACCTGCACTCCGCAGCCCGTGGGCTAG
- a CDS encoding polysaccharide biosynthesis protein — protein sequence MWGIDCIPKPGPSSALSWGRLHKAPWVRRGGKLLLDAGLAVLAWALAEAAGEQVEPFPGSLVFFVSLALAVNLARQLTAQHYRLMGLRDAKAILYADLVLILASLAFCALRQEGPVAGEGVFLGASLLCGVLWFLARILVGTLVGYRPGDTPFTERALIVGAGRAGLRLCQEVREHPKVRFQVVGFVDDAPDKQGVRIEGVPVLGATGQLRELVRDRGISVVILGPASAPGPRARELCREVQALGVKVRTVPGILDFVGERPWRAQGREVAIEELLRREPVVLDASAIRRALEGRVSLITGAGGSIGSELARRVAACGPSRVVLLGRGENSLWEIEGDLARRFPGLPVEVALCDVRDPARLRQVFEAWRPRAVFHAAAHKHVPYLERHPEEAVINNILGTRNVLEAALAAGTAIFVNVSTDKAVNPVNALGVSKRIGEHLVTLAAGHAPAGTRFVSVRFGNVLGSRGSVIPLFREQIARGGPITVTHPDMVRYFMTIPEAVQLALQAGILGETAKVFALDMGAPVRIMDLAQDMARLSGYSAGVDIDIKITGARPGEKLFEELFSDVEDRKADIHAKVFEAVQDRPDPELLERGLRALEAASALPEGERQRRILVWFRRLVPAYTPSPEGLGRWLEAPRAAAASGAARP from the coding sequence ATGTGGGGAATCGACTGCATCCCGAAGCCCGGACCGTCTTCCGCCCTCTCCTGGGGGAGGCTCCACAAGGCCCCCTGGGTGCGGCGGGGCGGGAAGCTCCTGCTGGACGCGGGACTGGCGGTCCTCGCCTGGGCGCTGGCGGAAGCGGCGGGGGAACAGGTGGAGCCCTTCCCGGGGAGCCTGGTCTTCTTCGTGAGCCTGGCCCTGGCCGTGAATCTCGCCCGGCAGCTCACGGCCCAGCATTACCGGCTCATGGGCCTGCGGGATGCCAAGGCGATCCTGTACGCGGACCTGGTCCTCATCCTGGCCTCCCTGGCCTTCTGCGCCCTCCGCCAGGAGGGGCCGGTGGCGGGCGAAGGCGTCTTCCTGGGGGCCAGCCTGCTCTGCGGGGTGCTCTGGTTCCTGGCGCGGATCCTGGTGGGAACCCTGGTGGGGTACCGGCCCGGGGACACCCCCTTCACGGAGCGGGCCCTCATCGTGGGGGCGGGGCGGGCGGGGCTCCGGCTCTGCCAGGAGGTGCGGGAGCATCCCAAGGTCCGGTTCCAGGTGGTGGGCTTCGTGGACGACGCCCCCGACAAGCAGGGGGTGCGCATCGAGGGGGTGCCCGTGCTGGGCGCCACGGGGCAGCTGCGGGAGCTCGTGCGGGACCGGGGCATCTCCGTGGTGATCCTGGGGCCGGCCAGCGCCCCGGGTCCCCGGGCGCGGGAGCTCTGCCGGGAGGTGCAGGCCCTGGGCGTGAAGGTCCGGACCGTGCCGGGCATCCTGGACTTTGTGGGGGAACGGCCCTGGAGGGCCCAGGGGCGGGAGGTGGCCATCGAGGAGCTCCTCCGGCGCGAGCCGGTGGTCCTGGACGCTTCGGCCATCCGCAGGGCGCTGGAAGGAAGGGTGTCCCTCATCACGGGGGCGGGGGGCTCCATCGGAAGCGAACTCGCCCGCAGGGTGGCGGCCTGCGGACCCAGCCGGGTGGTCCTCCTGGGCCGTGGCGAGAACAGCCTCTGGGAGATCGAGGGGGACCTGGCCCGCAGGTTCCCGGGCCTTCCCGTGGAGGTGGCCCTCTGCGACGTGCGGGATCCGGCCAGGCTCCGCCAGGTCTTCGAGGCCTGGCGGCCCCGGGCCGTGTTCCACGCCGCGGCCCACAAGCACGTGCCCTACCTGGAAAGGCACCCGGAGGAGGCGGTCATCAACAACATCCTGGGCACGAGGAACGTGCTGGAGGCGGCCCTGGCCGCGGGCACGGCGATCTTCGTGAACGTATCCACGGACAAGGCGGTGAACCCCGTGAACGCCCTGGGGGTGAGCAAGCGCATCGGGGAGCACCTGGTGACCCTCGCCGCCGGCCACGCGCCGGCGGGAACCCGGTTCGTGAGCGTCCGGTTCGGCAACGTCCTGGGAAGCCGGGGCAGCGTCATTCCCCTCTTCCGGGAGCAGATCGCCCGGGGGGGGCCCATCACCGTCACCCACCCGGACATGGTGCGGTACTTCATGACGATCCCGGAGGCCGTCCAACTGGCCCTGCAGGCCGGGATCCTGGGGGAGACCGCCAAGGTCTTCGCCCTGGACATGGGGGCGCCGGTGCGGATCATGGACCTCGCCCAGGACATGGCGCGCCTTTCGGGCTACAGCGCCGGGGTGGACATCGATATCAAGATCACCGGCGCCCGGCCCGGAGAGAAGCTCTTCGAGGAGCTCTTCTCCGACGTGGAGGACCGCAAGGCCGACATCCACGCCAAGGTGTTCGAGGCCGTGCAGGACCGGCCGGATCCGGAGCTGCTGGAGCGGGGCCTGCGGGCCCTGGAGGCGGCCTCGGCCCTGCCCGAGGGGGAGCGCCAGCGGAGGATCCTCGTGTGGTTCCGCCGCCTCGTCCCGGCCTACACCCCTTCCCCCGAGGGCCTCGGGCGGTGGCTGGAGGCGCCCAGGGCGGCCGCGGCCTCCGGGGCGGCGCGCCCCTAG
- a CDS encoding nucleotide sugar dehydrogenase translates to MSTRVAPAHAGELIRKIENRTALVGVVGLGYVGLPLAVEKAKVGFRVVGFDRNASRVASVNMGVNYIDDVRDAELRDLALDHRRLEATSEWARLAEMDAIVICVPTPLTRNLTPDLQFVEAVTREVARRLRPGQFVSLESTTYPGTTEELIKPILESTGLREGEDFHLAFSPERVDPGNKRFTTRNTSKVVGAAGPGSLDVALAFYRQTIVDVVPVTSARVAEMVKVFENTFRAVNIALVNEMAMLCDRMGLDVWEVLDAAGTKPFGIMPFYPGPGVGGHCIPLDPHYLEWKAREFNFNTRFIALAGEINRRMPEFVVAKAMRILSDHGLGLLSARILVLGLAYKKDVADARESPCAEVLGLLAERGARVEYHDSHVPHFGDGRLDLCSVALTADALDMADLVVILTDHSDVDYAFVLRHARLVLDTRNATRGIKADREGLVLL, encoded by the coding sequence ATGAGCACCCGCGTTGCCCCGGCCCATGCCGGGGAACTGATCCGGAAAATCGAGAACCGCACCGCCCTCGTGGGGGTGGTGGGCCTGGGGTACGTGGGCCTTCCCCTGGCGGTGGAAAAGGCCAAGGTGGGCTTCCGGGTGGTCGGCTTCGACCGGAACGCCTCCCGGGTGGCCAGCGTCAACATGGGCGTCAACTACATCGACGACGTGCGCGACGCCGAGCTGCGGGACCTGGCGCTGGACCACCGTCGCCTGGAGGCCACCTCGGAGTGGGCCCGCCTGGCGGAGATGGACGCCATCGTGATCTGCGTCCCGACCCCGCTGACCCGCAACCTGACGCCGGACCTGCAGTTCGTGGAGGCCGTCACGCGCGAGGTGGCCCGGCGCCTGCGGCCCGGCCAGTTCGTGAGCCTGGAGAGCACCACCTACCCGGGGACGACGGAGGAGCTCATCAAGCCCATCCTGGAATCCACGGGCCTTCGGGAGGGCGAGGACTTCCACCTGGCCTTCAGCCCGGAGCGGGTGGACCCCGGCAACAAGCGGTTCACCACCCGCAACACCAGCAAGGTGGTGGGCGCGGCCGGCCCCGGGAGCCTGGACGTGGCGCTGGCCTTCTACCGGCAGACCATCGTGGACGTGGTCCCCGTCACCTCCGCCCGGGTGGCGGAGATGGTGAAGGTCTTCGAGAACACCTTCCGGGCGGTGAACATCGCCCTGGTGAACGAGATGGCCATGCTCTGCGACCGCATGGGCCTGGACGTGTGGGAGGTGCTGGACGCCGCGGGCACCAAGCCCTTCGGCATCATGCCCTTCTACCCGGGGCCCGGGGTGGGGGGGCACTGCATCCCCCTCGACCCCCACTACCTGGAATGGAAGGCCCGGGAATTCAATTTCAACACCCGCTTCATCGCCCTGGCGGGGGAGATCAACCGCCGCATGCCGGAATTCGTCGTGGCCAAGGCCATGCGGATCCTCAGCGACCACGGCCTGGGCCTCCTGTCGGCCCGGATCCTGGTGCTGGGCCTGGCCTACAAGAAGGATGTGGCCGACGCCCGGGAAAGTCCCTGCGCCGAGGTGCTGGGGCTCCTGGCGGAGCGGGGCGCGCGGGTGGAATACCACGATTCCCACGTGCCCCACTTCGGCGACGGGCGCCTGGACCTGTGCAGCGTGGCCCTCACCGCCGACGCCCTGGACATGGCCGACCTGGTGGTCATCCTCACGGACCACTCGGACGTGGACTACGCCTTCGTCCTGCGCCACGCGCGGCTCGTCCTGGACACCCGCAACGCGACGCGGGGGATCAAGGCGGACCGGGAAGGGCTGGTGCTCCTGTGA